One Kribbella sp. NBC_00662 genomic region harbors:
- a CDS encoding zinc-binding alcohol dehydrogenase family protein: MDMRAIVLDGPVAPEEMRVRRVAVPEPRPGWVRIKVEAFGLNRSEYHLRAGLATNARFPVIPGIEAAGTVDAAPGGEFAPGQQVVAMMGGMGRQYDGGYAEYTVVPASSVIPVSTDLDWATLGALPEMLQTAHGSLYTGLAIEPGQSLLVRGGTSSVGVAAAVLAKEHGLTVLSTTRNPQRLDVLRELGVDHPIVDDGNVAEKVREILPDGVHAALELVGTNVLPDTLKATAIHGTVCFTGMLSDNWTIPDFYPMDYLPNGVRLTAYGGESSDLPPDAFQRYVDLVAAGKLPIRIDHVFTMDEIGQAHRIMQDGKAVGKLAVRVGDPTT, from the coding sequence ATGGACATGCGGGCGATCGTGCTGGACGGTCCGGTGGCGCCGGAGGAGATGCGGGTACGGCGGGTTGCCGTGCCGGAGCCGCGGCCGGGGTGGGTGCGGATCAAGGTGGAGGCGTTCGGGCTGAACCGGTCGGAGTACCACCTGCGCGCCGGTCTCGCGACGAACGCGCGGTTCCCGGTCATCCCTGGGATCGAGGCGGCCGGGACGGTCGACGCGGCGCCGGGCGGTGAGTTCGCGCCGGGGCAGCAGGTGGTCGCGATGATGGGCGGGATGGGCCGGCAGTACGACGGCGGGTACGCCGAGTACACCGTCGTACCGGCGTCGTCGGTCATCCCGGTGTCGACCGATCTCGACTGGGCGACGCTCGGCGCGCTGCCGGAGATGCTGCAGACGGCCCACGGCTCGCTCTACACGGGTCTGGCGATCGAGCCGGGGCAGTCGCTGCTGGTGCGCGGCGGTACGTCGTCGGTCGGCGTCGCGGCCGCCGTACTGGCGAAGGAACACGGGCTCACCGTGTTGTCGACGACGCGCAATCCGCAGCGGCTGGACGTTCTTCGCGAGCTCGGTGTCGATCATCCGATCGTTGACGATGGCAACGTTGCGGAAAAAGTGCGGGAGATTCTTCCCGACGGCGTTCACGCGGCACTCGAACTCGTCGGCACGAATGTCCTGCCGGACACCCTGAAAGCCACCGCGATCCACGGCACGGTCTGTTTTACCGGAATGCTCAGCGACAACTGGACGATCCCGGACTTCTACCCGATGGACTATCTCCCGAACGGCGTCCGACTCACGGCGTACGGCGGCGAGAGCTCCGATCTGCCGCCCGACGCGTTCCAGCGCTACGTCGACCTCGTCGCCGCAGGCAAGCTCCCGATCCGCATCGACCACGTGTTCACCATGGACGAGATCGGCCAAGCCCACCGCATCATGCAAGACGGCAAAGCAGTCGGAAAGCTCGCCGTCCGAGTTGGGGACCCCACCACCTGA
- a CDS encoding glycerophosphodiester phosphodiesterase: MRKLPRVVAHRGASEVSPEHTLAAYRRAIEAGADGLECDIRLTADGHLVCVHDRRIDRTSNGRGVLSTMSLAELEAYDWGSWKRPWADLDDEADLPDLDELKVLTLDTLLATVRDAGRPVELAIETKHPTRYAGLVERRLIEALDRYGWARPKLGSESPVRVMSFSWLSLRRMRTAAPALRTVLLMDRIPLRFRDGSLPTGVSYAGPSLEIVTAHPEYVDRAQKHGHQVHVWTVNAEEDIRRCRDLGVDVLISDRPDTALRVLSEPRLGT; this comes from the coding sequence ATGCGGAAGCTCCCGCGCGTCGTAGCCCATCGCGGCGCCAGTGAAGTCAGTCCGGAACACACTCTCGCGGCGTACCGCCGGGCCATCGAAGCCGGCGCGGACGGCCTCGAGTGCGACATCCGGCTCACCGCCGACGGTCATCTCGTCTGCGTCCACGACCGCCGGATCGATCGCACCTCGAACGGCCGCGGTGTGCTGTCGACGATGAGCCTCGCCGAACTCGAGGCCTACGACTGGGGCTCCTGGAAGCGCCCGTGGGCCGACCTCGACGACGAGGCCGATCTGCCCGATCTCGACGAGCTGAAGGTACTCACGCTCGACACGCTGCTCGCGACCGTCCGGGACGCCGGCCGCCCGGTCGAGCTGGCCATCGAGACCAAGCACCCCACCCGGTACGCCGGACTCGTCGAACGCCGCCTGATCGAGGCCCTCGACCGCTACGGCTGGGCCCGCCCGAAACTCGGCTCGGAATCCCCCGTCCGCGTCATGAGCTTCTCCTGGCTGTCGCTGCGCCGGATGCGTACGGCGGCTCCCGCCCTGCGCACCGTCCTGCTGATGGACCGCATCCCCCTCCGCTTCCGCGACGGCTCCCTCCCGACCGGAGTCTCGTACGCCGGCCCGAGCCTGGAGATCGTCACCGCCCACCCCGAGTACGTCGACCGCGCCCAGAAACACGGCCACCAGGTCCACGTCTGGACAGTCAACGCCGAAGAAGACATCCGCCGCTGCCGCGACCTAGGCGTCGACGTCCTGATCAGCGACCGCCCAGACACCGCCCTGAGGGTTCTTTCCGAGCCGCGGCTCGGAACCTGA
- a CDS encoding ABC transporter ATP-binding protein: MQVRDLVRRYDDRAVLDGLDLDIAPGEFVALLGKSGSGKSTLLRALAGLDYDVDGSGELAVPENVSVVFQDSRLLPWARVLDNVVLGLSSAFDRGRLSLEEVGLAGREKAWPNELSGGEQQRVALARSLVREPELLLADEPFGALDALTRLKMHVLLRKLCAAHQPAVLLVTHDVDEAIVLADRVIVLDQGRIVAEEVVELAAPRSSADPGFAAIRSRLLDALGVSL; this comes from the coding sequence GTGCAGGTCCGCGATCTGGTCCGCCGGTACGACGATCGCGCCGTACTGGACGGGCTGGATCTGGACATCGCACCGGGCGAATTCGTTGCCCTGCTGGGGAAGAGCGGCTCCGGGAAGAGCACGTTGCTGCGGGCGCTGGCCGGGCTGGACTACGACGTCGACGGGTCCGGGGAGCTCGCGGTACCGGAGAACGTGTCGGTCGTCTTCCAGGACTCGCGATTGTTGCCGTGGGCAAGGGTGCTCGACAACGTCGTACTCGGTCTGAGCAGTGCGTTCGATCGTGGGCGTCTCAGTTTGGAGGAGGTCGGGCTCGCGGGTCGTGAAAAGGCCTGGCCGAACGAGTTGTCCGGTGGTGAGCAGCAGCGGGTCGCGCTGGCCAGGTCGCTGGTCCGGGAGCCGGAGTTGTTGCTCGCGGACGAGCCGTTCGGGGCGCTGGATGCGCTGACCCGGCTCAAGATGCACGTGTTGCTGCGGAAGTTGTGCGCGGCGCATCAGCCCGCCGTACTGCTGGTGACGCACGACGTCGACGAGGCGATCGTGCTGGCCGATCGGGTGATCGTGCTCGACCAGGGCCGGATCGTCGCGGAGGAAGTGGTCGAGCTGGCCGCGCCGCGGAGTTCGGCCGATCCAGGATTCGCCGCGATCCGGTCGCGGCTTCTCGATGCTTTGGGGGTTTCACTGTGA
- a CDS encoding ABC transporter substrate-binding protein, giving the protein MPRTRLYAVLSAALAAVALAAGCGADKAGGDAAAKLSLDAPLPTTVPDGAKIVVGDPATEVALKLSGQYDKVSKYVQFANLSGGPQTTEAFRAHALDLGSVAEIPSINATWTGLHVKIVASKFRQDPIGHPIYKLGIAPGVSVKTLGDLRGKKIAYSPGQAQGALILKVLKKAGLTKEDVKLVELPSTGDVYSNALSSKQVDVAPIGGVQIKRYLAKYEKDGASVIDHGLRDDAGHLYGPVESLEDPAKAAAIRAYVAAWGVAQEWIDKHPKEWIAGYYVKDQGLSEADGQWLVDNAGHPDIPADWSDAIKRQQDTIELLAKETGNPVIQAKDLYDLRFQTVASDAIKAADGAAK; this is encoded by the coding sequence ATGCCTAGAACCCGCCTGTACGCCGTACTGTCCGCCGCGCTCGCCGCCGTCGCCCTCGCGGCCGGTTGCGGCGCCGACAAAGCCGGCGGTGACGCCGCAGCGAAGCTCTCGCTCGACGCGCCGCTGCCGACCACCGTCCCGGACGGCGCCAAGATCGTCGTCGGTGACCCGGCCACCGAGGTCGCACTGAAGCTCTCGGGCCAGTACGACAAGGTCTCGAAGTACGTCCAGTTCGCGAACCTGAGCGGCGGCCCGCAGACCACCGAGGCGTTCCGGGCCCACGCGCTCGACCTCGGCTCGGTCGCCGAGATCCCGTCGATCAACGCGACCTGGACCGGGCTGCACGTGAAGATCGTCGCCTCCAAGTTCCGGCAGGACCCGATCGGCCACCCGATCTACAAGCTCGGCATCGCCCCCGGAGTGTCGGTGAAGACCCTCGGCGACCTGCGCGGCAAGAAGATCGCGTACAGCCCGGGGCAGGCGCAGGGTGCGCTGATCCTGAAGGTGCTGAAGAAGGCAGGGCTGACCAAGGAGGACGTCAAGCTGGTCGAGCTGCCTTCGACCGGTGATGTCTACTCGAACGCGCTGTCGTCCAAGCAGGTCGACGTCGCTCCGATCGGCGGCGTCCAGATCAAGCGGTACCTGGCCAAGTACGAGAAGGACGGCGCCAGCGTGATCGACCACGGACTGCGTGACGACGCCGGCCACCTCTACGGGCCGGTCGAGTCGCTCGAGGATCCGGCGAAGGCCGCCGCGATCCGCGCGTACGTCGCGGCCTGGGGTGTCGCGCAGGAATGGATCGACAAGCACCCCAAGGAATGGATCGCGGGGTACTACGTGAAGGACCAGGGGCTCAGCGAGGCCGACGGACAGTGGCTGGTCGACAACGCCGGCCACCCGGACATCCCCGCGGACTGGAGTGACGCGATCAAGCGGCAGCAGGACACCATCGAGCTGCTCGCCAAGGAGACCGGCAACCCGGTGATCCAGGCCAAGGATCTCTATGACCTGCGCTTCCAGACGGTCGCGTCGGATGCGATCAAGGCGGCGGACGGAGCGGCGAAATGA
- a CDS encoding class I SAM-dependent methyltransferase, whose translation MLNSALRSRAEYAELGADGLSARTTPERDALIVKAVEELLDGKESVLDLCCGYGRIALPLRKAGKVVRGLDISPNLIEAGRAKAAEEELAIDWAIGSMTDLPYKWDSFDAVICLWTAFHELFAEDEQISTICEISRVLKPGGIAIIEGPAWGPATAAEIANGMRQGPEHRIVTTEFSDNRSGVHFIHDEISYGRLCAAAGIDDYKVYKRDWGGRRRLILEIHQPATS comes from the coding sequence ATGCTGAATTCCGCACTGCGCAGCCGGGCCGAGTACGCGGAGCTCGGGGCCGACGGGTTGTCCGCTCGTACGACGCCCGAGCGGGACGCGCTGATCGTCAAGGCCGTCGAGGAGCTGCTGGACGGCAAGGAGTCGGTCCTCGACCTGTGCTGCGGGTACGGGCGGATCGCGTTGCCGCTGCGCAAGGCCGGGAAGGTCGTCCGCGGACTGGACATCTCGCCGAACCTGATCGAGGCGGGCCGGGCGAAGGCGGCCGAGGAGGAGCTCGCGATCGACTGGGCCATCGGCTCGATGACCGATCTGCCGTACAAGTGGGACTCGTTCGACGCGGTGATCTGCCTGTGGACGGCGTTCCACGAACTGTTCGCCGAGGACGAGCAGATCTCGACGATCTGTGAGATCTCCCGGGTGCTGAAGCCGGGCGGGATCGCGATCATCGAGGGCCCGGCCTGGGGGCCGGCGACCGCGGCCGAGATCGCGAACGGGATGCGGCAGGGGCCGGAGCACCGGATCGTCACGACCGAGTTCAGCGACAACCGCAGCGGTGTGCATTTCATCCACGACGAGATCAGCTACGGCCGGCTCTGCGCGGCCGCCGGGATCGACGACTACAAGGTCTACAAACGCGACTGGGGCGGCCGCCGTCGGCTGATCCTCGAGATCCACCAGCCCGCAACTTCCTGA
- a CDS encoding methylated-DNA--[protein]-cysteine S-methyltransferase yields MTDLESRLTRLAMPDLKPPVLPHADVAYTLHDTPIGTMLLAIAHGRVVASSFGDEETMTTRLARAVSPRVLRQARPLDDVRRQLDEYLAGTRRTFDLEVDLALATPFQRLVLADLPTHTAYGATTTYGTVAADIDKPKAARAVGTALGANPVCVVLPCHRVVGANGALTGYAGGLDAKRFLLNLEAKS; encoded by the coding sequence ATGACTGATCTCGAGAGCCGGCTGACCCGGCTCGCCATGCCCGATCTCAAACCACCTGTCCTACCGCACGCCGACGTCGCCTACACGCTGCACGACACCCCGATCGGGACGATGCTGCTCGCGATCGCGCACGGCCGGGTCGTCGCCAGCTCGTTCGGCGACGAGGAGACCATGACCACCCGCCTCGCCCGGGCCGTGTCCCCGCGCGTACTGCGGCAGGCCCGCCCGCTCGACGACGTCCGGCGGCAGCTCGACGAGTACCTCGCCGGCACCCGTCGTACCTTCGACCTCGAGGTGGACCTCGCGCTGGCGACGCCGTTCCAGCGACTCGTCCTCGCGGACCTGCCGACGCACACGGCGTACGGCGCGACGACGACGTACGGAACTGTTGCCGCTGACATCGACAAGCCCAAGGCGGCGCGCGCGGTCGGTACGGCGCTGGGCGCGAACCCGGTCTGCGTCGTGCTCCCGTGCCACCGTGTCGTCGGCGCGAACGGGGCCCTCACCGGGTACGCCGGCGGGCTGGACGCAAAACGATTCTTGCTGAATCTCGAAGCAAAAAGCTGA
- a CDS encoding ABC transporter permease, whose protein sequence is MSATTLPGLRSRGAAARPVVRRRRLGPGKRIRFGAAIGPVLLLAIWSIGSAAGWIDQRILSAPWTVVTTAGELIADGRLQSNLWTSAQRALIGLALGIVLGVVLALISGLSRLGEAVLDGPIQIKRAIPSLALLPLLILWLGIGESMKVVTILLGVFIPIYIHTHNGLRTIDSRYVELAQTVGLSQWEFIRRVVLPGALPGFLLGLRFAVTGAWLSLVVVEQINSTSGIGYMMELARTYGQTDIIIVGLVVYGALGLLSDAVVRLIQRRALTWRRTLAS, encoded by the coding sequence ATGAGCGCGACAACTCTGCCCGGACTACGTTCCCGTGGGGCGGCCGCCCGTCCGGTCGTACGTCGTCGGCGGCTCGGACCGGGCAAGCGGATCCGGTTCGGCGCCGCGATCGGGCCGGTACTGCTGCTGGCGATCTGGAGCATCGGATCGGCCGCCGGTTGGATCGACCAACGAATCCTGTCCGCGCCGTGGACCGTGGTCACCACGGCCGGTGAGCTGATCGCCGACGGCCGGCTGCAGTCGAACCTGTGGACGTCCGCGCAGCGCGCCCTGATCGGACTCGCGCTCGGCATCGTGCTGGGCGTCGTACTGGCGTTGATCTCCGGCCTGTCCCGCCTCGGCGAGGCCGTCCTCGACGGACCGATCCAGATCAAGCGAGCGATCCCGTCGCTGGCCTTGCTGCCGCTGCTGATCCTCTGGCTCGGTATCGGCGAGTCGATGAAAGTCGTCACGATCCTGCTCGGGGTGTTCATCCCGATCTACATCCACACCCACAACGGCCTTCGCACCATCGACAGCCGGTACGTCGAACTCGCGCAGACCGTCGGGCTGTCCCAGTGGGAGTTCATCCGGCGCGTGGTCCTGCCGGGCGCGCTGCCCGGGTTCCTGCTCGGACTGCGGTTCGCGGTGACCGGCGCGTGGCTCTCGCTGGTCGTCGTCGAGCAGATCAACTCCACCAGCGGCATCGGCTACATGATGGAACTGGCCCGCACGTACGGACAGACCGACATCATCATCGTCGGCCTCGTCGTGTACGGCGCCCTCGGCCTGCTGTCCGACGCCGTCGTCCGCCTGATCCAGAGGAGGGCGCTGACATGGCGCCGAACGCTAGCCTCGTAA
- a CDS encoding LLM class flavin-dependent oxidoreductase, which produces MSRQLHLNAFLMSTGHHEASWRLPESDPFANTSVAHYQALAQLAERGKFDSIFFADSPVLIGTVGRRPAGSLEPTVLLTAIAAVTSRIGLIATASTTYNEPYNLARRFASVDHVSGGRAGWNVVTTAGPDAALNFNLADQPAHAERYERAAEFLEVAYKLWDSWQDDAAIADKAEGVWAVQDRVQPIDHVGRHFQVRGPLNLPRSPQGHPLIVQAGSSEDGKGLAARYAEAVFTAQQTLEDAQEFYRDLKARTVALGRDPSSVKILPGIVPVIGSTVAEAERLEHQLDSLIRPEYARLQLAKTLKVAPEDLPFDQQLPADLPDEDEIEGAKSRYTLIVTLARREKLTVRELIGRLGGGRGHRTFTGTPEQVADAIQHWFEAGAADGFNIMPPVLPSGLEVFVDEVIPILQSRGLFRTDYTGTTLRDHYGLPRPAGRSAALAEATA; this is translated from the coding sequence GTGAGCCGGCAGTTGCATTTGAACGCATTCCTGATGAGCACCGGGCACCACGAGGCGTCGTGGCGGCTGCCGGAGAGCGATCCGTTCGCGAACACGTCGGTGGCGCATTACCAGGCGCTGGCGCAGTTGGCGGAGCGCGGGAAGTTCGACTCGATCTTCTTCGCGGATTCGCCGGTGCTGATCGGGACGGTCGGGCGGCGGCCGGCAGGTTCGCTGGAGCCGACGGTGTTGCTGACCGCGATTGCGGCGGTGACGTCGCGGATCGGGCTGATCGCGACGGCGTCGACGACGTACAACGAGCCGTACAACCTGGCTCGGCGGTTCGCCAGCGTGGATCACGTCAGCGGTGGGCGCGCGGGCTGGAACGTGGTGACGACGGCCGGTCCGGATGCGGCGCTCAACTTCAACCTCGCGGACCAGCCGGCGCACGCGGAGCGGTACGAGCGGGCGGCTGAGTTCCTCGAGGTCGCGTACAAGCTATGGGACTCGTGGCAGGACGACGCCGCGATCGCTGACAAGGCCGAGGGTGTGTGGGCGGTGCAGGATCGCGTCCAGCCGATCGACCATGTCGGGCGGCACTTCCAGGTGCGCGGGCCGCTGAACCTGCCGCGGTCGCCGCAGGGGCATCCGCTGATCGTGCAGGCCGGATCGTCCGAGGACGGGAAGGGGCTGGCGGCGCGGTACGCCGAGGCAGTGTTCACCGCGCAGCAGACGCTGGAGGATGCGCAGGAGTTCTACCGGGACCTGAAGGCGCGCACGGTGGCGCTCGGGCGGGATCCGTCCTCGGTGAAGATCCTGCCCGGGATCGTGCCGGTGATCGGGTCGACCGTTGCTGAGGCCGAGCGGCTGGAGCATCAGCTGGACTCGCTGATCCGGCCCGAGTACGCGCGGCTGCAGCTGGCGAAGACGCTGAAGGTGGCGCCCGAGGACCTGCCGTTCGACCAGCAGCTGCCCGCGGACCTCCCCGACGAGGACGAGATCGAGGGCGCGAAGAGCCGCTACACGCTCATCGTGACCCTGGCCCGACGCGAGAAGCTGACCGTCCGCGAACTGATCGGCCGCCTAGGCGGCGGCCGCGGCCACCGAACCTTCACCGGCACCCCGGAACAGGTCGCCGACGCCATCCAGCACTGGTTCGAGGCGGGCGCCGCCGACGGCTTCAACATCATGCCGCCCGTCCTCCCGTCGGGCCTCGAGGTCTTCGTGGACGAGGTGATCCCGATCCTCCAGTCCCGAGGCCTCTTCCGCACCGACTACACCGGCACGACGCTACGAGACCACTACGGCCTACCGCGCCCTGCCGGCCGCTCGGCAGCACTGGCGGAGGCAACCGCCTGA
- a CDS encoding flavin reductase family protein → MSLPALNRPALSVVPDRSEERVVDADVYRSVFRRHAAGVVVITADAGHGPVGFTATSLVSVSLLPPLVSFAIATSASSWPTVSTANSLVINFLSADQHAIAGRFATSGIDRFAEPTRWSRLASGEPVLDEAPSYLRAQVEHRFAVGDHYLVVARLATHTERREHEPLLYHDGRYATATPKAHHA, encoded by the coding sequence ATGTCTTTGCCTGCCCTGAATCGTCCTGCCCTGTCCGTCGTACCCGACCGTTCCGAAGAGCGGGTGGTGGACGCCGACGTCTACCGCTCGGTCTTCCGTCGCCACGCCGCCGGTGTCGTGGTGATCACCGCGGATGCCGGGCACGGCCCGGTCGGCTTCACCGCGACCTCGCTCGTCTCCGTCAGCCTGCTGCCACCGCTCGTCTCCTTCGCGATCGCCACCAGTGCGTCCAGCTGGCCGACCGTGAGTACGGCGAACAGCCTGGTGATCAACTTCCTGTCCGCCGACCAGCACGCGATCGCGGGCCGGTTCGCGACCAGCGGGATCGACCGGTTCGCCGAGCCGACCCGCTGGTCCCGACTGGCTTCCGGTGAGCCCGTCCTCGACGAGGCTCCGAGCTACCTGCGTGCGCAGGTCGAGCACCGTTTCGCCGTCGGCGACCACTACCTGGTCGTCGCCCGCCTTGCCACCCACACCGAACGACGTGAACACGAGCCGCTGCTCTACCACGACGGTCGTTACGCCACCGCCACCCCGAAAGCACATCATGCCTAG
- a CDS encoding alpha/beta fold hydrolase, which yields MSAPVVLVPGLGLGPESYTQTVEHLVTPYHVVTLPGYGEPAGAREDLHPRALAVALAEKIRARSVLVGHSASCQIVVETAVRYADLAHAVVLVAPAGDGRMTSWVDRTVRWLGSAVPDSPKLIRTVTPQYARTTLPTIARAVEASRHHDLAEVISRVKAPVFIVRGKHDLLSTAEWVARLAELSHGEARSFDTGAHMPVVTNGPELAALIERAAALPETS from the coding sequence GTGAGCGCACCTGTCGTCCTGGTGCCCGGTCTGGGCCTCGGCCCCGAGTCGTACACCCAGACCGTCGAACACCTCGTCACGCCGTACCACGTCGTCACCCTCCCCGGGTACGGCGAACCCGCCGGCGCCCGCGAGGACCTGCACCCACGCGCACTCGCCGTCGCACTCGCCGAGAAGATCCGCGCGCGGTCCGTCCTCGTCGGCCACTCCGCCAGCTGCCAGATCGTCGTAGAAACAGCAGTCCGGTACGCCGACCTCGCACACGCCGTCGTACTGGTCGCACCGGCAGGCGACGGCCGTATGACGAGCTGGGTCGACCGAACTGTCCGCTGGCTCGGATCCGCAGTACCGGATTCGCCCAAGCTGATCCGGACCGTCACCCCGCAGTACGCGCGAACCACGCTGCCGACGATCGCCCGCGCCGTCGAGGCCTCCCGGCACCACGACCTGGCCGAGGTGATCTCGCGGGTCAAGGCACCGGTGTTCATCGTCCGCGGCAAGCACGACCTGCTCTCGACGGCGGAATGGGTCGCACGGCTCGCCGAGCTCAGCCACGGTGAGGCCAGGAGCTTCGACACCGGCGCGCACATGCCGGTCGTCACCAACGGCCCCGAGCTCGCCGCTCTCATAGAACGAGCGGCCGCCCTCCCCGAAACTAGCTGA
- a CDS encoding RNA polymerase sigma factor, with amino-acid sequence MTREKVELPPFQALIDAHWRDVARLARAMAGPVDGDDAAQRAWEKAYAAYPALTSAKNLRSWLLTITARCATDVHRARKPQRPLDEAPPVAVEGPDAAAWPDPDLWRAVNELPERQRFAITLKYVGDLDHHGVAAALDTTPAASRRLVSDALATLRSKLGVDND; translated from the coding sequence ATGACTCGGGAGAAGGTCGAGCTGCCGCCGTTCCAGGCGCTGATCGACGCGCACTGGCGGGACGTGGCCCGGCTGGCGCGGGCGATGGCCGGGCCGGTGGACGGCGACGACGCGGCACAACGCGCCTGGGAGAAGGCGTACGCGGCGTACCCGGCACTGACCTCGGCGAAGAACCTGCGCAGCTGGCTCCTCACCATCACGGCCCGGTGCGCGACCGACGTACACCGGGCGCGGAAACCGCAGCGCCCGCTGGACGAGGCGCCACCGGTGGCAGTCGAGGGCCCGGACGCCGCCGCCTGGCCGGACCCCGACCTCTGGCGGGCGGTCAACGAGCTCCCGGAGCGGCAACGCTTCGCGATCACGCTCAAGTACGTCGGCGACCTGGACCACCACGGCGTGGCCGCCGCACTGGACACCACGCCCGCCGCATCGCGCCGGCTCGTCAGCGACGCGCTCGCGACCCTGCGCAGCAAACTCGGAGTAGACAATGACTGA
- a CDS encoding cytosine permease yields MTDTAVRPAGSTEAPLVLTTDAPRTLGFFDQFTLWGNFGISLFGPVTGALVAAYTGSLWQGLLAVVVGCGIGALVLGGAAVFGSQTGAPAMASLRGLFGRRGSIAPTVLNIAQNVGWATMEIIVISQAAVAVTSERWRWLFVVLAGIIATTMAVRPLGSVKILRKFMVWLVLIASVYLFVQVLSKPVHALPQDGVFGFWPAVDLAAAGVVSFAPLAADYTRHSRTNKAAFAGSALGYGLAAIGYYALGVVAVATLQTNSDDVITALVTLPAGAIALFVLLVDEVDEAYANVYSTTMAAHNLIGHIDRRWISVAIGALATGIALLVDLGNYTQFLYLIGSVFIPLFAVAIADFFVVSKMKWDVSGTAKFRWQPTLAWLVGFVAYQLVNPGTVAGWSPFWTDVQQAVFNHHPVPAWLGATYTSIVVSMVAAVALGSLKPRALDN; encoded by the coding sequence ATGACCGATACCGCTGTTCGTCCTGCCGGCTCCACCGAGGCGCCGCTCGTTCTCACCACCGATGCGCCGAGGACGCTCGGCTTCTTCGACCAGTTCACGCTGTGGGGCAACTTCGGCATCTCGCTGTTCGGCCCGGTGACCGGTGCGCTGGTGGCGGCGTACACGGGCTCGTTGTGGCAAGGGCTGCTCGCGGTCGTCGTCGGCTGCGGGATCGGGGCACTCGTGCTGGGCGGCGCGGCCGTGTTCGGCTCGCAGACCGGGGCGCCGGCGATGGCGAGTCTGCGCGGGCTGTTCGGCCGTCGCGGCTCGATCGCGCCGACCGTGCTGAACATCGCGCAGAACGTCGGCTGGGCGACGATGGAGATCATCGTGATCTCGCAGGCCGCGGTCGCGGTGACGAGTGAGCGCTGGCGCTGGCTGTTCGTCGTACTTGCCGGGATCATCGCGACCACGATGGCGGTCCGGCCGCTCGGCAGCGTGAAGATCCTGCGGAAGTTCATGGTGTGGCTGGTGCTGATCGCGTCCGTCTACCTGTTCGTGCAGGTGCTCAGCAAGCCGGTGCACGCGCTGCCGCAGGACGGTGTGTTCGGCTTCTGGCCGGCCGTCGACCTCGCCGCTGCCGGTGTCGTGTCGTTCGCCCCGCTGGCCGCCGACTACACGCGGCACTCGCGCACCAACAAGGCTGCGTTCGCTGGTTCGGCACTCGGCTACGGCCTCGCAGCGATCGGGTACTACGCCCTCGGCGTCGTCGCCGTTGCGACCTTGCAGACCAACAGCGACGACGTGATCACCGCACTGGTCACACTGCCCGCCGGTGCGATCGCGCTGTTCGTGCTGCTGGTGGACGAGGTCGACGAGGCGTACGCCAACGTCTACTCGACCACGATGGCCGCCCACAACCTGATCGGCCACATCGACCGGCGGTGGATCTCGGTCGCGATCGGCGCGCTCGCCACCGGGATCGCGCTATTGGTTGACCTGGGCAACTACACGCAGTTCCTGTACCTGATCGGCTCGGTCTTCATCCCGTTGTTCGCGGTCGCGATCGCGGACTTCTTCGTGGTCAGCAAGATGAAGTGGGACGTCTCCGGTACGGCGAAGTTCCGCTGGCAGCCGACGCTCGCCTGGCTGGTCGGATTCGTCGCGTACCAGTTGGTGAACCCGGGCACCGTGGCCGGCTGGTCGCCGTTCTGGACCGACGTACAGCAGGCCGTGTTCAATCACCACCCGGTGCCGGCGTGGCTCGGTGCGACGTACACGTCAATTGTCGTGTCCATGGTCGCTGCCGTAGCGCTGGGTAGTCTTAAGCCCCGGGCGCTGGACAACTGA